One genomic segment of Panicum virgatum strain AP13 chromosome 2N, P.virgatum_v5, whole genome shotgun sequence includes these proteins:
- the LOC120662535 gene encoding uncharacterized protein LOC120662535, with amino-acid sequence MAQGGKGKKLLSLLEKKDVANTARMAIRQEAEESNSMMARMEAMDNHELREYMLQKKGTLESQMKTTIKKLLRKDKPKKKKRTMLCPILGATLKFHKDDDMDPAASGAVGAAA; translated from the exons atgGCTCAAGgaggcaagggcaagaagctgCTGTCTTTGCTGGAAAAGAAAGATGTCGCCAACACAGCCCGTATGGCCATAAGGCAAGAAGCTGAAGAATCAAATTCTATG ATGGCCAGGATGGAAGCCATGGATAACCATGAGCTGAGGGAGTACATGCTACAAAAGAAAGGGACACTTGAGAGCCAGATGAAAACAACAATCAAGAAG CTTTTGCGAAAAGACAAgccaaagaagaaaaagagaaccATGCTGTGCCCAATTCTAGGCGCTACGCTAAAATTTCACAAGGATGATGACATGGACCCAGCTGCTTCAGGAGCTGTAGGAGCCGCTGCATAG